The sequence GGCGTCAGGGTCCGGCGGGGGCGGCACTCCCTAGGATGGCCGCATGTCGCTCCCGCACGCCATCCTCACCGCCCTCCTCGAGAAGCCCTCGTCGGGGCTGGAGCTGACCCGGCGCTTCGACAAGTCGATCGGGTACTTCTGGTCCTCCACGCACCAGCAGATCTACCGGGAGCTGGGCCGGCTGGAGGAGGCCGGGCTGATCCGGGAACTGCCCAGCGAGGTGCCCGTGCGCGGGCAGAAGAAGGAGTACGAGGTGCTGCCCGACGGCAGCGCGGAGCTGGCGCGGTGGGTCGACGAGAGCCAGGACCCCAAGCCGCTGCGCGACGCGCTGCTGCTGCGGATCCGCGCGGCGGCGGTCGTCGGGCCGCAGCGGCTGGCTCCCGAGCTGCGGCGCCATCTGGAGCTGCACCGGGAGCAGTTGGGGAAGTACGAGGCCATCGAGGCGAAGGACTTCCCGCCGGATCGTGCCGCGGCGGAGGACCGGCTGCGCCGGCTCGTCCTGCACGGCGGGATCGCCCTGGAGACCTTCTGGCTGAGCTGGCTGGAGGAGGCCCTCGCCGAGGTCGAGGACCTGACGCCCCCGGACGGCACCACGGCGGCCTGACGCGCCCCCGTCCCGGGCTGGTGGGGCGGAGGCGCGTGCGGGGGACGGAGCGGTGCTACTTGTTCAGGGCGGCCCAGAACTCGTCGAAGGTCAGCAGGCCGTCACCGTTCGCGTCCTTGGAGGCGACCACGGCGTCCGCGACCGAACCGGTGACGTACGCGTCGCCCATCGCCTTCATGGCCGCGCTGTACTCGTCGGCCGTGATG comes from Streptomyces sp. NBC_01408 and encodes:
- a CDS encoding PadR family transcriptional regulator, giving the protein MSLPHAILTALLEKPSSGLELTRRFDKSIGYFWSSTHQQIYRELGRLEEAGLIRELPSEVPVRGQKKEYEVLPDGSAELARWVDESQDPKPLRDALLLRIRAAAVVGPQRLAPELRRHLELHREQLGKYEAIEAKDFPPDRAAAEDRLRRLVLHGGIALETFWLSWLEEALAEVEDLTPPDGTTAA
- a CDS encoding EF-hand domain-containing protein, which gives rise to MADIESARTTFDRFDVNGDGFITADEYSAAMKAMGDAYVTGSVADAVVASKDANGDGLLTFDEFWAALNK